One window of the Klebsiella sp. WP3-W18-ESBL-02 genome contains the following:
- the ypfM gene encoding protein YpfM, whose amino-acid sequence MIERELGNWKDFIEVMLRK is encoded by the coding sequence ATGATCGAACGTGAACTGGGGAACTGGAAAGATTTTATCGAAGTGATGCTTCGTAAATAA
- the maeB gene encoding NADP-dependent oxaloacetate-decarboxylating malate dehydrogenase, with translation MDDQLKQSALDFHEFPIPGKIQVSPTKPLATQRDLALAYSPGVAAPCLEIEKDPLAAYKYTARGNLVAVVSNGTAVLGLGNIGALAGKPVMEGKGVLFKKFAGIDVFDIEVDETNPDKFIDVVAALEPTFGGINLEDIKAPECFYIEQQLRERMNIPVFHDDQHGTAIISTAAILNGLRVVEKNISDVRMVVSGAGAAAIACMNLLVALGMQKHNIVVCDSKGVIYEGREPNMAETKAAYAVKDNGKRSLDDVIADADIFLGCSGPKVLTQEMVKKMARAPMILALANPEPEILPPLAKEVRPDAIICTGRSDYPNQVNNVLCFPFIFRGALDVGATAINEEMKLAAVHAIAELAHAEQSEVVASAYGDQDLSFGAEYIIPKPFDPRLIVKIAPAVAKAAMDSGVATRPIADFDAYIEKLSEFVYKTNLFMKPIFSQARKEPKRIVLAEGEDTRVLHATQELITLGLAKPILIGRPSVIEMRIQKLGLQIKPGVDFEIVNNESDPRFKEYWQEYYSLMKRRGITQEQAQREMRSNTTAIGSIMVLRGEADGMICGTIGDYHEHFSTVKPLFGYRDGVHTAGAMNALLLPSGNTFIADTYVNNDPTPEQIAEIALMAAESVRRFGIEPRVALLSHSNFGSSDCPSASKMRDALELVKARAPELMIDGEMHGDAALVESIRNDRMPDSPLKGSANILVMPNMEAARISYNLLRVSSSEGVTVGPVLMGVSKPVHILTPIASVRRIVNMVALAVVEAQTQPL, from the coding sequence ATGGACGACCAATTAAAACAAAGTGCCCTCGATTTCCATGAATTCCCCATTCCAGGTAAAATTCAGGTCTCTCCCACCAAGCCGTTAGCCACCCAACGCGACCTTGCGCTGGCCTATTCGCCGGGCGTTGCCGCACCGTGTCTTGAAATTGAAAAAGACCCGCTGGCGGCCTACAAATATACCGCGCGTGGCAACCTGGTGGCGGTGGTGTCAAACGGCACCGCGGTGCTCGGCCTCGGCAATATTGGCGCGCTGGCCGGTAAGCCGGTGATGGAAGGTAAGGGCGTTTTGTTCAAGAAGTTCGCCGGTATTGACGTTTTCGATATCGAAGTGGATGAGACTAATCCGGACAAATTTATCGACGTGGTGGCGGCGCTGGAGCCGACCTTTGGCGGCATCAACCTCGAAGACATTAAAGCGCCGGAATGCTTCTACATTGAGCAGCAGCTGCGCGAACGTATGAACATTCCGGTGTTCCACGACGACCAGCACGGCACGGCGATTATCAGTACCGCCGCTATTCTTAACGGCCTGCGCGTGGTGGAGAAAAATATCTCCGATGTTCGCATGGTGGTTTCCGGCGCTGGCGCCGCAGCGATTGCCTGTATGAACCTGCTGGTGGCGCTGGGGATGCAGAAACACAACATTGTGGTCTGCGACTCCAAAGGCGTTATCTACGAAGGCCGCGAGCCGAACATGGCGGAAACCAAGGCGGCTTATGCGGTGAAAGATAATGGCAAACGCTCGCTGGACGATGTGATTGCCGACGCGGATATCTTCCTTGGCTGCTCTGGCCCGAAAGTGCTGACCCAGGAGATGGTGAAGAAGATGGCCCGCGCGCCGATGATCCTTGCGCTGGCGAACCCGGAACCGGAAATACTGCCGCCGCTGGCCAAAGAAGTGCGCCCGGACGCCATCATCTGTACCGGCCGTTCCGACTACCCGAACCAGGTTAACAACGTCCTGTGCTTCCCGTTCATCTTCCGCGGCGCGCTGGACGTCGGCGCGACGGCCATCAACGAAGAGATGAAGCTGGCGGCCGTTCACGCTATCGCCGAGCTGGCCCATGCCGAGCAGAGCGAAGTGGTGGCTTCCGCCTACGGCGATCAGGATCTGAGCTTTGGCGCGGAATACATCATTCCTAAACCGTTCGATCCGCGCCTGATCGTGAAGATCGCCCCGGCCGTTGCTAAGGCGGCGATGGACTCTGGCGTCGCGACGCGCCCGATTGCTGATTTCGATGCCTACATCGAAAAACTGAGCGAGTTCGTCTATAAAACCAACCTGTTTATGAAGCCTATCTTCTCGCAGGCGCGCAAAGAGCCGAAGCGCATCGTGCTGGCGGAAGGGGAAGATACCCGCGTGCTGCACGCGACGCAGGAGCTGATCACTCTGGGGCTGGCAAAGCCGATTTTGATTGGCCGCCCGAGCGTGATTGAAATGCGTATTCAGAAGCTGGGGCTGCAAATTAAACCGGGCGTTGACTTTGAAATCGTCAATAACGAATCCGACCCGCGCTTTAAGGAGTACTGGCAGGAATACTACAGCCTGATGAAGCGCCGCGGCATCACTCAGGAACAGGCGCAGCGCGAGATGCGCAGTAACACCACGGCTATCGGCTCGATTATGGTACTGCGCGGGGAAGCCGACGGTATGATCTGCGGCACCATTGGTGACTACCATGAGCACTTCAGCACCGTGAAACCGCTGTTTGGCTACCGTGACGGCGTACATACCGCCGGAGCAATGAACGCGCTGCTGCTGCCGAGCGGCAACACCTTTATTGCCGATACCTACGTCAATAACGATCCTACGCCGGAGCAGATCGCTGAAATCGCTCTGATGGCGGCGGAAAGCGTGCGTCGTTTCGGTATTGAACCGCGCGTGGCGCTGCTGTCGCATTCCAACTTTGGCTCTTCCGATTGCCCGTCGGCCAGCAAAATGCGTGACGCGCTGGAGCTGGTGAAGGCGCGCGCGCCGGAGCTGATGATTGACGGCGAAATGCACGGCGATGCCGCGCTGGTCGAAAGCATCCGCAACGACCGTATGCCGGACAGCCCGCTGAAAGGCTCGGCGAATATACTGGTGATGCCGAATATGGAAGCCGCGCGTATCAGCTATAACCTGCTGCGAGTCTCCAGTTCGGAAGGGGTGACCGTTGGGCCGGTGCTGATGGGCGTGTCGAAGCCGGTGCACATCCTGACGCCGATCGCTTCCGTACGCCGTATCGTCAACATGGTGGCGTTGGCGGTGGTCGAAGCGCAGACCCAGCCGCTGTAA
- the dapE gene encoding succinyl-diaminopimelate desuccinylase, whose amino-acid sequence MSCPVIELAQQLIRRPSLSPDDAGCQALMIERLRAIGFTVEPMDFGDTQNFWAWRGKGETLAFAGHTDVVPAGDADRWINPPFEPTIRDGMLFGRGAADMKGSLAAMVVAAERFVAQHPNHQGRLAFLITSDEEASATHGTVKVVEALMARNERLDYCLVGEPSSTEVVGDVVKNGRRGSMTCNLTIHGVQGHVAYPHLADNPVHRAAPWMNELVSIEWDQGNEFFPPTSMQIANIKAGTGSNNVIPGDLFVQFNFRFSTELTDEMIKERVIALLEKHQLRYSVDWWISGQPFLTARGKLVDAVVNAIAHYNEIEPQLLTTGGTSDGRFIARMGAQVVELGPVNATIHKINECVNAADLQMLARMYQRIMEQLVA is encoded by the coding sequence ATGTCTTGCCCAGTCATTGAGCTGGCTCAGCAGCTTATTCGCCGCCCTTCTCTTAGCCCGGATGACGCGGGCTGTCAGGCATTAATGATTGAACGCCTGCGCGCAATCGGGTTTACCGTTGAACCGATGGATTTTGGCGATACCCAGAACTTCTGGGCATGGCGCGGCAAAGGGGAAACCCTGGCGTTTGCTGGCCACACCGATGTGGTACCCGCCGGCGACGCCGACCGTTGGATTAATCCGCCGTTCGAACCTACGATTCGCGACGGAATGCTGTTTGGTCGCGGCGCGGCCGACATGAAAGGCTCGCTGGCTGCGATGGTGGTTGCCGCCGAACGGTTTGTCGCCCAGCATCCAAACCATCAAGGCCGTCTGGCGTTCCTCATCACCTCCGATGAAGAGGCGAGCGCTACCCACGGTACCGTGAAGGTGGTCGAAGCGCTGATGGCGCGCAACGAGCGCCTGGACTACTGTCTGGTCGGCGAACCCTCCAGCACCGAGGTCGTGGGCGACGTTGTGAAAAACGGCCGTCGCGGCTCGATGACCTGTAACCTGACGATTCACGGCGTGCAGGGCCATGTTGCCTATCCGCACCTTGCCGACAACCCGGTTCACCGCGCCGCGCCGTGGATGAACGAGCTGGTGTCTATCGAATGGGACCAGGGCAATGAATTCTTCCCGCCAACCAGCATGCAGATTGCCAACATCAAGGCGGGTACCGGTAGCAACAACGTGATCCCAGGCGATCTGTTCGTCCAGTTCAACTTCCGCTTCAGCACCGAACTGACCGACGAGATGATCAAAGAACGCGTTATCGCCCTGTTGGAGAAACACCAGCTGCGCTACAGCGTGGACTGGTGGATCTCCGGCCAGCCGTTCCTGACCGCCCGCGGTAAACTGGTTGACGCCGTAGTCAATGCCATTGCGCACTATAATGAAATAGAACCGCAGCTGCTGACCACCGGTGGAACGTCAGATGGCCGCTTTATCGCCCGGATGGGTGCACAGGTTGTTGAACTGGGGCCGGTGAACGCCACCATTCATAAAATCAACGAATGTGTGAACGCCGCCGACCTGCAGATGCTGGCGCGGATGTATCAGCGTATCATGGAACAACTTGTCGCCTGA
- the acrD gene encoding multidrug efflux RND transporter permease AcrD translates to MANFFIDRPIFAWVLAILLCLTGALAIFSLPVEQYPDLAPPNVRVTANYPGASAQTLENTVTQVLEQNMTGIDNLMYMSSQSSATGQASITLSFVAGTNPDEAVQQVQNQLQTAMNKLPQAVQNQGVTVRKTGDTNILTIAFVSTDGSMDKQDISDYVASNIQDPLSRVDGVGDIDAYGSQYSMRIWLDPAKLNSYQMTAADVTSAIKSQNAQIAVGQLGGTPSVDKQALNATINAQSLLQTPQQFRNITLRVNQDGSEVTLGDVATVEMGAEKYDYLSRYNRNPASGLGIKLASGANEMATAERVIQRLDELKAYFPHGLEYKVAYETTSFVKASIKDVVKTLLEAILLVFLVMYLFLQNFRATLIPTIAVPVVLMGTFSVLYACGYSINTLTMFAMVLAIGLLVDDAIVVVENVERIMSTEGLSPRQATRKSMGQIQGALVGIAMVLSAVFIPMAFFGGTTGAIYRQFSITIVSAMVLSVLVAMILTPALCATLLKPVHKGETHGTKGFFGWFNRSFDASARRYESGVAKILHRSVRWMLIYVVLLGGMVFLFLRLPSSFLPLEDRGMFTTSVQLPSGATQQQTLKVVEKVEDYFFKNEPDNVTSIFATIGSGPGGNGQNVARMFVRLKDWDQRDSTTGTSFAIIERATKALNKIKEARVYASSPPAISGLGSSAGFDMELQDHGGAGHDALMAARDKLLELAGQDPQLTRVRHNGLDDSPQLQIDIDQRKAQALGVSIDDINDTLQTAWGSSYVNDFMDRGRVKKVYVQAAAKYRMLPDDINLWYVRNSAGQMVPFSAFATSRWETGSPRLERYNGYSAVEIVGEAAPGVSTGTAMDVMENLVQQLPSGFGLEWTAMSYQERLSGAQAPALYAISLLVVFLCLAALYESWSVPFSVMLVVPLGVIGALLATWMRGLENDVYFQVGLLTVIGLSAKNAILIVEFANEMNQKGEDLMSATLEACRQRLRPILMTSLAFIFGVLPMALTTGAGSGGQHAVGTGVVGGMISATVLAIFFVPLFFVLVRRRFPLKEKQE, encoded by the coding sequence ATGGCGAATTTCTTCATCGATCGCCCCATTTTTGCCTGGGTGCTGGCAATTCTGCTATGCCTTACCGGGGCCCTGGCGATTTTTTCTTTACCGGTAGAGCAATACCCCGACCTCGCTCCTCCCAACGTTCGCGTGACGGCGAACTATCCCGGCGCGTCCGCGCAAACGCTGGAGAATACCGTAACGCAGGTTCTCGAGCAGAATATGACCGGCATCGATAACCTGATGTATATGTCATCCCAGAGCAGCGCCACCGGTCAGGCCAGCATTACCCTCAGTTTCGTCGCCGGTACCAACCCGGATGAAGCGGTACAGCAGGTGCAAAACCAGCTACAAACTGCGATGAACAAACTCCCGCAGGCTGTACAAAATCAGGGCGTAACGGTACGTAAAACCGGGGATACCAATATTCTGACCATCGCCTTCGTCTCTACCGATGGCAGCATGGATAAGCAAGATATTTCCGACTATGTCGCCAGTAACATTCAGGATCCGCTTAGCCGCGTCGACGGCGTGGGCGATATTGACGCCTACGGTTCCCAATACTCCATGCGTATTTGGCTCGACCCGGCCAAGCTCAATAGCTATCAGATGACGGCTGCCGACGTTACCAGCGCGATTAAATCCCAGAACGCGCAGATTGCCGTCGGGCAGCTAGGCGGCACGCCGTCGGTTGATAAACAGGCGCTGAACGCAACCATCAACGCCCAGTCGCTGCTGCAAACGCCGCAGCAGTTCCGTAATATCACGCTGCGCGTCAATCAGGACGGTTCAGAAGTGACGCTGGGCGACGTCGCCACCGTCGAAATGGGCGCCGAAAAGTATGACTACCTTAGCCGCTACAACCGTAACCCGGCCTCTGGTCTGGGGATTAAGCTTGCCTCCGGGGCTAACGAAATGGCCACTGCCGAGCGCGTGATTCAGCGTCTGGATGAACTGAAGGCCTACTTCCCGCACGGGCTGGAATACAAAGTCGCTTACGAAACCACCTCCTTCGTGAAGGCGTCGATTAAAGACGTGGTGAAAACGCTGCTGGAAGCCATTCTGCTCGTGTTCCTGGTCATGTATCTGTTCTTACAGAACTTCCGTGCAACGCTGATTCCAACCATCGCCGTGCCGGTGGTGCTGATGGGAACCTTCTCGGTGCTGTACGCCTGTGGCTACAGTATTAACACCCTGACGATGTTCGCCATGGTGCTCGCCATCGGCCTGCTGGTAGATGACGCCATCGTGGTGGTAGAAAACGTTGAGCGTATCATGAGCACCGAAGGGCTCTCGCCAAGGCAGGCCACGCGAAAATCAATGGGCCAGATTCAGGGGGCGCTGGTCGGTATCGCCATGGTGCTGTCGGCCGTGTTTATTCCGATGGCCTTCTTCGGCGGTACCACCGGGGCTATCTATCGCCAGTTTTCCATTACGATCGTTTCGGCCATGGTGCTGTCGGTGCTGGTGGCGATGATCCTTACGCCCGCGTTGTGCGCCACTCTCCTTAAGCCTGTACATAAAGGCGAAACCCACGGCACGAAAGGTTTCTTCGGCTGGTTCAACCGCAGCTTCGACGCCAGCGCGCGTCGCTATGAATCCGGCGTAGCGAAAATTCTGCATCGCAGCGTACGCTGGATGCTGATTTACGTCGTGCTCCTCGGCGGAATGGTGTTCCTGTTCCTGCGTCTGCCCTCTTCTTTCCTGCCGCTGGAAGACCGCGGAATGTTTACCACCTCGGTACAGCTACCCAGCGGTGCAACCCAGCAGCAGACGCTGAAGGTGGTTGAGAAAGTCGAAGACTACTTCTTTAAAAATGAGCCGGACAACGTTACCTCTATCTTTGCGACCATCGGCTCCGGCCCGGGCGGTAACGGCCAGAACGTGGCGCGTATGTTTGTGCGCCTGAAAGATTGGGACCAGCGCGACAGCACTACCGGCACCTCATTTGCCATTATCGAGCGCGCCACCAAAGCGCTGAACAAAATCAAGGAAGCGCGCGTCTACGCCAGTAGCCCACCGGCCATCAGCGGCCTGGGCAGTTCCGCAGGCTTCGATATGGAGCTTCAGGACCACGGCGGCGCCGGACACGACGCGCTGATGGCGGCACGCGACAAGCTGCTTGAGCTGGCGGGCCAGGACCCGCAGCTGACCCGCGTGCGCCATAACGGCCTCGACGACAGCCCGCAGCTGCAAATCGATATCGATCAACGCAAAGCGCAGGCGCTGGGCGTCTCTATCGACGACATCAACGACACGCTGCAAACCGCATGGGGCTCAAGCTACGTGAATGACTTTATGGATCGCGGGCGCGTGAAGAAAGTCTACGTGCAGGCCGCGGCGAAATACCGCATGCTGCCGGACGATATCAACCTGTGGTATGTGCGCAACAGCGCGGGCCAGATGGTGCCCTTCTCCGCCTTCGCCACCTCTCGCTGGGAAACGGGCTCACCGCGTCTGGAACGCTATAACGGCTATTCGGCGGTAGAGATTGTCGGCGAAGCCGCGCCGGGCGTCAGCACCGGTACGGCAATGGATGTCATGGAGAATCTGGTGCAGCAGCTGCCTTCCGGATTTGGCCTGGAATGGACGGCGATGTCTTACCAGGAACGCCTCTCCGGCGCGCAGGCGCCGGCGCTGTACGCTATTTCACTGCTGGTGGTGTTCCTGTGTCTGGCGGCGCTGTATGAAAGCTGGTCGGTGCCATTCTCGGTGATGCTGGTTGTCCCGCTGGGAGTTATCGGCGCGCTGCTGGCCACCTGGATGCGCGGCCTGGAGAACGACGTCTACTTCCAGGTAGGGCTCCTGACCGTCATCGGGCTCTCGGCAAAGAACGCCATCCTGATTGTTGAATTTGCCAACGAAATGAACCAGAAAGGCGAAGACCTGATGTCGGCAACGCTCGAAGCCTGTCGCCAGCGTCTGCGCCCGATTCTGATGACGTCGCTGGCATTTATCTTCGGCGTGCTGCCAATGGCGCTCACCACCGGCGCGGGCTCAGGCGGCCAGCACGCGGTAGGCACCGGCGTAGTTGGCGGGATGATATCCGCCACGGTGCTGGCTATCTTCTTCGTGCCGCTGTTCTTTGTGCTGGTGCGTCGACGCTTCCCGCTGAAAGAAAAGCAGGAATAA
- a CDS encoding ArsC family reductase encodes MTILYGIKNCDTIKKARRWLDDHQVEYRFHDYRVDGLTPELLASFIAELGWQALLNTRGTTWRKLDEQVRAGIDNADAAAALMLEMPAIIKRPLLYAPAQPMLLGFSDASYGQWLAQTR; translated from the coding sequence ATGACCATCCTCTATGGAATAAAAAACTGCGACACGATAAAAAAAGCCCGTCGTTGGCTGGATGACCACCAGGTTGAATATCGTTTCCACGACTACCGCGTCGACGGTCTGACGCCAGAACTGCTGGCGTCCTTTATTGCCGAACTCGGCTGGCAAGCGCTGCTGAATACGCGCGGTACGACCTGGCGGAAGCTGGACGAGCAGGTTCGTGCGGGGATCGACAACGCCGATGCCGCCGCCGCGCTAATGCTGGAAATGCCGGCAATCATCAAACGCCCATTGCTCTACGCGCCCGCACAGCCTATGCTGCTGGGTTTTAGTGACGCCAGCTATGGTCAGTGGCTCGCGCAGACGCGTTAA
- a CDS encoding DUF1176 domain-containing protein, whose amino-acid sequence MRYRVFLFIFCIGWLPTSSTWAAPAQQLFSDWLVTCNNQNFCVTRNVGLHYGLVMTLSRSAGAHTDAQLRIELGGLVNPVATVPAIEPRLLLDGKPLKLNGERWKVQPKLLTTGDSATIDAFLQLIQDAHAMTLARGVQVISLQGLKAALLFIDARQKRVGNETAWVRKGDEPPLSVPPAPALKAVAKVNAAPTPLGHDEYNDLLDFATWRMNNVQCSLDPLRREVWVTALTDDKALIMTSCESGAYNTFYRAWLVSRKKPFVTTPIRLRLPFVPSGSEGRDIELVNLTYNEKSRELVTLEKGRGLADCGVQTRWRYDGQRFRLVRYAAQPQCDNWQGPDAWATQWVSG is encoded by the coding sequence ATGCGTTACCGCGTTTTCCTTTTTATCTTCTGCATCGGGTGGCTCCCGACGTCGTCGACGTGGGCGGCGCCGGCGCAGCAGCTTTTCTCCGATTGGTTAGTCACCTGCAATAATCAAAATTTCTGCGTGACCCGCAACGTAGGCCTGCACTATGGGCTGGTGATGACATTAAGCCGTAGCGCCGGGGCGCATACCGATGCGCAGCTGCGCATTGAGCTGGGCGGGCTGGTTAATCCGGTGGCGACCGTACCGGCGATTGAACCGCGGTTGCTGCTTGACGGTAAGCCGCTGAAGCTGAATGGTGAACGCTGGAAAGTTCAGCCGAAGCTGTTGACGACCGGCGATAGCGCCACGATCGATGCTTTCCTGCAGCTGATTCAGGATGCCCACGCGATGACCCTGGCGAGGGGCGTTCAGGTCATTTCATTGCAGGGGTTGAAGGCGGCACTGCTGTTTATCGACGCGCGCCAAAAACGGGTGGGCAATGAAACCGCGTGGGTAAGAAAAGGCGACGAGCCCCCGCTCAGCGTGCCGCCCGCGCCGGCGCTTAAGGCGGTGGCAAAAGTGAATGCCGCGCCGACGCCGTTGGGTCATGATGAGTACAACGACCTGCTGGATTTTGCCACCTGGCGGATGAACAACGTGCAGTGTTCACTCGACCCCCTGCGTCGTGAAGTGTGGGTAACGGCGCTGACCGATGATAAGGCGCTGATCATGACCAGCTGCGAGTCTGGCGCTTATAACACCTTCTACCGTGCCTGGCTGGTGTCGCGAAAAAAACCGTTTGTGACGACGCCGATTCGCCTGCGTCTGCCGTTCGTGCCTTCCGGCAGCGAAGGGCGTGATATTGAGCTGGTCAATCTCACGTACAACGAAAAAAGCCGCGAGCTGGTGACGCTTGAAAAAGGCCGCGGCCTTGCCGACTGCGGTGTACAAACGCGCTGGCGCTACGACGGCCAGCGTTTTCGCCTGGTGCGCTACGCCGCGCAGCCGCAGTGTGATAACTGGCAGGGGCCAGACGCCTGGGCAACACAGTGGGTTTCCGGCTAA
- the nudK gene encoding GDP-mannose pyrophosphatase NudK, which yields MSLNINVIKDQILSDNYFVLRNITYDLTQKNGTVVRHKREVYDRGNGATVLLYNSQKKSVVLVRQFRVATWVNGNADGMLIEACAGLLDDDDPETCIRKEAIEETGYQVSHVRKVFQLYMSPGGVTEIIHFFIAQYDDRLRDNAGGGVDDEDIDVLELPFSQALEKVRSGEICDGKTVILLQYLHASGLMA from the coding sequence ATGTCCCTTAATATCAACGTCATCAAAGATCAAATCCTCTCTGACAACTACTTTGTCCTGCGCAATATTACCTACGATTTAACGCAGAAAAACGGTACGGTCGTGCGCCATAAGCGTGAAGTTTACGATCGCGGCAACGGTGCGACGGTGCTGCTGTACAACAGCCAAAAAAAGAGCGTGGTGCTGGTGCGCCAGTTCCGCGTGGCAACCTGGGTGAACGGCAATGCCGACGGTATGCTGATTGAAGCCTGCGCCGGGCTGCTCGACGACGACGATCCGGAAACCTGCATCCGCAAAGAGGCCATCGAAGAGACCGGCTACCAGGTGAGCCACGTACGTAAGGTCTTTCAACTGTATATGTCGCCGGGCGGCGTGACCGAAATCATCCATTTCTTTATCGCGCAATACGATGACCGCCTGCGCGATAACGCCGGCGGCGGGGTCGATGATGAAGATATTGACGTGCTGGAACTGCCGTTTTCCCAGGCGCTGGAAAAGGTGCGCAGCGGCGAAATTTGCGACGGTAAGACGGTGATTTTACTTCAGTATCTTCATGCATCCGGCCTGATGGCGTAA
- the aegA gene encoding formate-dependent uric acid utilization protein AegA: protein MNRFIRVDSQKCIGCRACEVACVMSHNDEQHVLDVAQFLPRITVVKMNQQRGAATCHHCEDAPCARSCPNGAIRQVDDAIQVDQAKCIGCKSCAVACPFGTMQIVLAPAADGRVKATAHKCDLCQTRPGGPACVENCPADALQLMTSQQLTEIARTRRLQTACREAQPWHGDTRAVAPIAQRSKVQQMAQTPARGEADKLNLAERKTGFGEIYLPLREDQAQQASSRCLSCGEHSVCEWTCPLHNHIPQWIARVNAGDIDAAVELSHQTNPLPEITGRVCPQDRLCEGACTIRDEHGAVTIGNIERYISDRALAKGWRPDLGNVVSSGKRVAIIGAGPAGLACADILVRQGVEPVVFDRHPEIGGLLTFGIPAFKLDKSLMARRREIFTEMGIRFELNCEIGADITLDTLLNDYDAVFVGVGTYRSMKANLPNEDAPGVYDALPFLIANTKQVMGLGELPDEPYINTQGLNVVVLGGGDTAMDCVRTALRHGAEKVTCAYRRDEANMPGSKKEVKNAKEEGAEFEFNVQPVTLELDTSGRVCGVRFLRTQLGEPDGQGRRRPTPIPGSEFVMPADAVIMAFGFHPHSMPWLNAQGVEVDDWGRIRANVHSRYRYQTSNPKIFAGGDAVRGADLVVTAMAEGRHAAQGILDWLGVKVTRAH from the coding sequence ATGAACCGTTTTATTCGGGTGGATAGCCAAAAATGTATTGGATGTAGAGCATGTGAAGTGGCCTGTGTGATGTCGCATAACGATGAGCAACATGTGCTCGACGTCGCGCAGTTTTTGCCGCGCATCACGGTCGTCAAAATGAATCAACAACGTGGCGCTGCGACCTGCCATCATTGTGAGGACGCCCCCTGCGCCCGCAGCTGCCCGAATGGCGCCATTCGTCAGGTCGATGACGCCATCCAGGTCGATCAGGCAAAGTGTATTGGCTGTAAATCCTGCGCCGTCGCCTGCCCGTTTGGCACCATGCAGATAGTCCTGGCGCCCGCAGCCGATGGCCGTGTCAAAGCCACCGCGCACAAATGTGACCTTTGTCAGACACGTCCGGGTGGACCGGCCTGCGTGGAAAACTGTCCGGCAGACGCGCTGCAGCTGATGACCAGCCAGCAGTTAACTGAGATTGCCCGCACCCGTCGTCTGCAGACGGCCTGTCGCGAAGCGCAGCCGTGGCATGGCGATACCCGGGCCGTAGCGCCAATCGCGCAGCGCAGCAAGGTGCAGCAGATGGCGCAAACGCCCGCGCGCGGCGAAGCTGATAAACTCAACCTGGCGGAACGTAAAACCGGTTTTGGCGAAATCTATTTGCCGCTGCGTGAAGATCAGGCTCAGCAGGCCTCCTCGCGCTGCCTGAGCTGCGGCGAGCACAGCGTCTGCGAATGGACCTGCCCGCTGCACAACCATATTCCACAGTGGATTGCGCGGGTGAACGCTGGCGATATCGATGCGGCGGTGGAGCTGTCGCATCAGACCAACCCGCTGCCGGAGATTACCGGCCGCGTTTGCCCGCAGGACCGACTCTGCGAGGGGGCTTGTACTATCCGTGACGAACACGGTGCAGTGACCATCGGTAATATTGAACGCTATATCTCCGATCGCGCGCTGGCCAAAGGCTGGCGGCCGGATCTCGGCAATGTTGTCAGCAGCGGCAAGCGGGTGGCGATTATCGGTGCCGGGCCTGCGGGGCTGGCGTGTGCCGATATTCTGGTGCGCCAGGGCGTTGAGCCGGTGGTATTCGATCGTCATCCGGAAATCGGCGGCCTGCTGACTTTTGGCATTCCGGCGTTCAAGCTGGATAAATCGCTGATGGCCCGCCGCCGTGAAATTTTCACCGAGATGGGCATCCGCTTTGAGCTGAACTGCGAGATTGGCGCAGACATCACGCTGGACACGCTGCTGAATGACTACGACGCAGTGTTCGTCGGCGTGGGGACCTATCGTTCCATGAAGGCCAACTTGCCGAATGAGGACGCGCCCGGCGTGTATGACGCGCTGCCGTTCCTGATTGCCAACACCAAGCAGGTGATGGGGCTCGGCGAGTTACCTGATGAACCGTATATCAACACCCAGGGGCTGAACGTGGTCGTGCTCGGCGGCGGTGATACGGCGATGGACTGCGTGCGTACCGCACTGCGTCACGGGGCAGAAAAAGTGACCTGCGCCTATCGTCGCGATGAAGCCAACATGCCGGGTTCGAAAAAAGAGGTCAAAAACGCTAAGGAAGAGGGGGCCGAGTTTGAATTCAACGTCCAGCCCGTGACCCTTGAACTGGATACCAGCGGCCGCGTGTGCGGCGTGCGCTTCCTGCGGACTCAGCTCGGCGAACCGGACGGCCAGGGGCGTCGCCGCCCGACACCCATTCCCGGCAGCGAGTTTGTGATGCCTGCCGATGCGGTGATCATGGCGTTTGGTTTCCATCCGCACAGCATGCCATGGCTGAACGCGCAGGGCGTTGAGGTGGACGACTGGGGACGCATTCGTGCGAACGTGCATTCGCGCTATCGCTATCAGACCTCGAACCCCAAAATTTTTGCCGGCGGCGATGCGGTGCGCGGGGCCGACCTGGTGGTGACGGCCATGGCGGAAGGGCGCCATGCGGCGCAGGGGATCCTCGACTGGCTGGGCGTAAAAGTGACTCGCGCGCATTGA